The Fimbriimonas ginsengisoli Gsoil 348 genome window below encodes:
- a CDS encoding YbaB/EbfC family nucleoid-associated protein, with the protein MKLPKNFGPQGFGGVMQQMKDAMARAQTLEAELANERIGVDKGPVKALFNGTGEILKLTIDKSIVDPEDVEALEDLIVSVVRDGFNAATQLRESKVQGILPNVPDLGM; encoded by the coding sequence ATGAAACTGCCCAAGAATTTTGGCCCTCAGGGTTTCGGCGGCGTGATGCAGCAGATGAAGGACGCGATGGCGCGTGCCCAGACTCTCGAGGCCGAGCTTGCAAACGAGCGAATCGGCGTCGACAAGGGGCCGGTCAAGGCGTTGTTCAATGGCACCGGCGAGATCCTCAAGCTCACGATCGACAAGTCGATCGTCGATCCCGAGGATGTCGAAGCGCTCGAAGACCTGATTGTCAGCGTGGTTCGCGACGGCTTTAATGCGGCGACCCAGCTTCGCGAGTCGAAGGTTCAGGGAATCCTCCCGAACGTCCCCGACCTCGGAATGTAA